CTAAAAAAAATCCAAAAATTCCAAAAATATAAAAAAATTTATGAGACTACCTCTATTTAAAATTAAAACCAAACTTACTTTTTATTTTTTGCTTAAAAAATCTAATATTCATAATACTTTGAAAGATAAAAAAAATTTTAAATCAAAATAAGTTTATCAAAAAATAAAAAAGAAATTGATGGTGTAGTTATAAAGTTACACCCATGTCGAGCTGTTCAGTTAATTCTTTGTATCTGTTACGGATGGTTACTTCTGTAACACCGGCAATGTCTGCAACATCTCTTTGAGTTTTTCTTTCACCTAGAAGTACAGATGCTATATATAATGCTGCTGCAGCAACACCTGTTGGTCCTCTTCCCGATGTAAGCCCTTTTTCCATTGCTTTTTCAATTATTTCTATAGCTTTTGACTGAACTTCACCTGAAAGGCTTAGTTCACTTGCGAATCTTGGAACGTAGTCAACTGGTGATGTTGGGGGCAGTTTAATGTTTAGTTCCCTTGTAAGGAACCTGTAAGTTCTTCCAACTTCTTTTTTACTGACTCTTGAGACTTCTGCTATTTCATCAAGTGTTCTTGGAACATTACATCTTCTACATGCTGCATATAGTGATGCTGCAACTACTCCTTCAATACTTCTTCCACGAATTAGCTTATTTTCAACAGCGTTCCTGTAAACTACTGATGCAGCTTCCCTAACACTTCTTGGAAGCCCCAATCTTGATGAATCCCGGTCTAATTCGCTCAGAGCGAATGCAAGGTTTCTTTCGGTTGCACCGGATATTCTGATCTTTCTCTGCCATTTTCTGAGCCTGTACCACTGTGCACGATTTCTGGCAGGTATGTCACGACCGTATATATCTTTATTTCTCCAGTCGATCATGGTTGAGAGTCCCTTGTCATGTATTGTATATGTTATTGGTGCACCGACTCGGGTTCTTTTATCACGTTGTTCATGGTCAAATGCCCTCCATTCAGGACCCATATCTACCAAATTATCATCAATAACAAGGCCACATGCTCCACAAACTATTTCTCCACGTTCATGGTCATTTATAAGTTTATCAGAGCCACATTCTGGGCATTTAGTTTCAATTTTTTCAATTTCTGAAACGTCCTGTTTCATTTGTTCCTTTTCTGAAACATTTGGCTCCAAATTTTCGTCCTCAACTACATCGTGTTTCATTTCGTCCTTCGTTTCCGTCGCCCCCGTTTTTCTATCTTTTTTGAGGATATGTACAAAGTTTCTCCAACTCGATTTTCAAGATTTCTAGAATTTTTTGCAAAGACTTTTACAGAGATATATTGACATTTTGTTGGACCAAATACATCATAAATAGTCCCAAACTTTTTGTTATCCTTTGTAAAAACAGACAAACCAAAACCCGGTGTTTGATCAGATTTTAATATGACCCTGTTCCTATTGGAGATGTGTGATATTTTTCCCAGTTGTTTCATTAACCCTACCCTCAAACCGAAAGTTTTATATAATATTTATTGTCGAAAGAACTTATATTTAAACATTTCGATAGTTTTAAAAGTAGAAATCGAGGTGTAATAGATGACATATCCTTTATTATGGATTAAGAAGAGCTTGAATCGCTATTTTTCAGAAGCCTACCATAATAAGCTGTTGTAAATGCCCCTACTATTGTAGGCATTAAATAACTTACAATACGATCAATCAAACTTGCAGCAATAACAATATCTGCAGGAACCCCCACTACTAGAAAAAGTCCAACCATGGTTGCTTCACGAAGTCCCAAAGCTCCCGGAATGGTTGGAAGAATAGTTATCAAAATTCCTATTGTATAAATGATTATCATAGGAATAATAGGGGGAAATGATCCAACAGCAACAAAACAAAGGTACATTCTCAACATATCCGTACCCCACATTGCGAATGAGATGGCAAGTCCTAATGTAAACATTTTATGGTCTTGAAGGACTGTTGCGAATCCTGTTGAAAATCTATCTACATAATAAATAATTTGATCTGTAACTTGAGCAAAAGTTAATTCCTTTTTTGTAAGCTTTATGAAGAATGGGAATAAAGAACGGGCAATAGAAAGTATAATCCTTTCAGCTATCTCTCTTTTAACACCTACATATATTAAAAGTCCGAAAAAGGACATGGTTATAATTATTAGAAAACTTATGAAGAGAGAACTCCAGAAACCAATATTCCAAGTTGAAATCATGTAAACAGCAAAACCCGAAACAAGCACAAATGGAAAAAATTCAAAAACTCTGTCGGCACTTGCAGAAACAAAAGCAAGATCGAATGAAATTCCCTCAAACTTGCTCAATAAATATGCTCGCATTGGTTCACCACCAGCAGCTCC
This Methanobacterium spitsbergense DNA region includes the following protein-coding sequences:
- a CDS encoding transcription initiation factor IIB, with protein sequence MKQDVSEIEKIETKCPECGSDKLINDHERGEIVCGACGLVIDDNLVDMGPEWRAFDHEQRDKRTRVGAPITYTIHDKGLSTMIDWRNKDIYGRDIPARNRAQWYRLRKWQRKIRISGATERNLAFALSELDRDSSRLGLPRSVREAASVVYRNAVENKLIRGRSIEGVVAASLYAACRRCNVPRTLDEIAEVSRVSKKEVGRTYRFLTRELNIKLPPTSPVDYVPRFASELSLSGEVQSKAIEIIEKAMEKGLTSGRGPTGVAAAALYIASVLLGERKTQRDVADIAGVTEVTIRNRYKELTEQLDMGVTL
- a CDS encoding flippase-like domain-containing protein, with product MQTTSDLISDHKWEIIATIIIGAFIIFIISFVVGIQDILDVLSKSNPLIILIALILEIVIIGAWTVRWSLILKVIDKSPRFNKLFVMMFTSLFGNNLTPGAAGGEPMRAYLLSKFEGISFDLAFVSASADRVFEFFPFVLVSGFAVYMISTWNIGFWSSLFISFLIIITMSFFGLLIYVGVKREIAERIILSIARSLFPFFIKLTKKELTFAQVTDQIIYYVDRFSTGFATVLQDHKMFTLGLAISFAMWGTDMLRMYLCFVAVGSFPPIIPMIIIYTIGILITILPTIPGALGLREATMVGLFLVVGVPADIVIAASLIDRIVSYLMPTIVGAFTTAYYGRLLKNSDSSSS
- a CDS encoding H/ACA ribonucleoprotein complex subunit GAR1 yields the protein MKQLGKISHISNRNRVILKSDQTPGFGLSVFTKDNKKFGTIYDVFGPTKCQYISVKVFAKNSRNLENRVGETLYISSKKIEKRGRRKRRTK